The following proteins are co-located in the Halococcus salsus genome:
- a CDS encoding MFS transporter has translation MANEPAGVRTTLREFFALERDVLVLSVAMFAFSLGFQMTSRYLSEYMFALGASAVVVGLYGSFANVISAVYPYPGGAISDRIGSRSALTLFGLLSTVGFAIWLVASAFGGLAVPLIFVGLVFAQAWSSFGLGATFAIVKQSVEPERLAEGFASTETFRRSAFLVGPLLAAGVFVAAGGTSTDSMTNPQVVSAFVVVLAVAVAFALAGTLAQRVLYDPAGDSFGKEFGGVGQLVADLRDLPSELRPLLVADTLVRFANGMVYVFFVVVVTRFLEVGLSLRLPAFGLVSLSPQAYFGILLGIEMTVALLTMVPVARLARRVGLKPVVAVGFAVYAVFPVLLITAPADPLVLAGLFAFSGLRFAGLPAHKALIVGPAEAGTGGRVTGAYYLVRNLVVIPSAALGGALYGGLAVPGTAITGSPTLAFGAATVVGLLGTAYFVVFGEEFRPAHHAE, from the coding sequence ATGGCCAACGAACCCGCGGGCGTTCGGACGACCCTCCGCGAGTTCTTCGCGCTCGAACGCGACGTGCTCGTGCTCTCGGTCGCGATGTTCGCGTTCAGCCTCGGCTTCCAGATGACGAGCCGCTACCTCTCGGAGTACATGTTCGCGCTCGGCGCGAGCGCGGTCGTCGTGGGGCTCTACGGGAGTTTCGCGAACGTCATCAGCGCGGTCTATCCCTATCCCGGCGGCGCGATTTCGGACCGGATCGGCTCGCGCTCGGCGCTCACGCTCTTCGGACTCCTCTCGACGGTCGGGTTCGCGATCTGGCTCGTCGCGTCCGCCTTCGGGGGCCTCGCTGTTCCCCTGATATTCGTCGGCCTCGTCTTCGCGCAGGCGTGGAGTTCCTTCGGGCTCGGTGCGACCTTCGCCATCGTGAAACAGAGCGTCGAACCCGAACGGCTGGCCGAGGGCTTCGCGAGCACCGAGACCTTCCGCCGGAGCGCGTTTCTGGTGGGGCCGCTGCTCGCCGCCGGGGTGTTCGTCGCCGCCGGTGGGACGAGCACGGACTCGATGACGAACCCACAGGTGGTCTCGGCGTTCGTCGTCGTGCTCGCGGTCGCGGTCGCCTTCGCGCTCGCCGGGACCCTCGCTCAGCGCGTCCTCTACGACCCGGCGGGTGATAGCTTCGGCAAGGAATTCGGCGGGGTCGGCCAGCTCGTCGCCGACCTCAGGGACCTCCCCTCGGAGCTCCGGCCGCTCCTCGTGGCCGACACCCTCGTCCGGTTCGCCAACGGGATGGTCTACGTCTTCTTCGTCGTCGTCGTCACCCGGTTCCTCGAAGTCGGGCTCTCGCTTCGCCTTCCTGCTTTTGGACTTGTCTCGCTCTCCCCGCAGGCGTACTTCGGAATCCTCCTCGGGATCGAGATGACCGTGGCACTCCTCACGATGGTTCCCGTCGCCCGACTCGCCCGGCGGGTCGGTCTCAAGCCGGTGGTCGCCGTCGGGTTCGCGGTCTACGCGGTCTTCCCCGTGCTGCTCATCACCGCCCCCGCCGACCCGCTGGTGCTCGCGGGACTCTTCGCCTTCTCGGGGCTGCGCTTCGCGGGGTTGCCAGCCCACAAGGCGCTCATCGTGGGGCCCGCCGAGGCCGGAACTGGCGGCCGGGTCACGGGCGCGTACTACCTCGTGCGCAACCTCGTGGTGATCCCGAGCGCCGCGCTCGGCGGCGCGCTCTACGGCGGTCTCGCGGTTCCAGGCACTGCTATCACGGGCTCACCGACGCTCGCCTTCGGCGCGGCGACGGTCGTCGGTCTCCTGGGGACGGCCTACTTCGTCGTCTTCGGCGAGGAGTTTCGCCCTGCTCACCACGCCGAGTAG
- a CDS encoding dihydrolipoyl dehydrogenase family protein, protein MHVVIIGAYGSAGVAVANALAEEDVDLTLIDDGEPGGGLCILRGCMPSKEVLSAAAHRFQVRHDHRLSGVPEVDLEEVVETKNEHTSNFAGHRRAAVHDLAERENVEFVHDTARLVGDHTVEVGDREIEADYVVVATGSSVNVPDLPGIEDVDYATSSDVLDRTEFPDSGVVMGFGYVGIEMVPYLSEACGMDLTVIEHDERPLDEADPEFGDELLDLYREEFDIEVLTEAHEQSIEATDDGVRLHVDHDGAEKTVEADELYLFTGRRPTLDRLGLENTALGIEPDEAGRVDPDPAWVADTMQATEDSRFFAVGDVNRKEPILHVAKEQGAVAAENILADAAGEALTEYENVHHHVMFSGAGVYPFVRVGHSLESAEEAGLDVVTATRAASDDGVFKTKDVPEGLARLVVDANDGTVLGYQGLHYHADVMAKTMQVIIENGMDVRDVPDRAYHPTTPEIIDGVVRETAAQLD, encoded by the coding sequence ATGCACGTCGTTATCATCGGAGCCTACGGCAGCGCGGGCGTCGCGGTCGCGAACGCCCTCGCCGAGGAGGACGTCGACCTCACCCTCATCGACGACGGCGAGCCCGGCGGCGGGCTCTGCATTCTTCGCGGGTGTATGCCCTCGAAGGAGGTCCTCTCGGCGGCGGCCCACCGCTTCCAGGTCCGCCACGACCACCGCCTCTCGGGGGTGCCCGAGGTCGACCTCGAAGAGGTCGTGGAGACCAAGAACGAGCACACCTCGAACTTCGCGGGTCACCGCCGGGCGGCGGTCCACGACCTCGCCGAGCGCGAGAACGTCGAGTTCGTCCACGACACCGCGCGGCTCGTCGGCGACCACACTGTGGAGGTCGGCGACCGCGAGATCGAGGCCGACTATGTCGTGGTCGCCACGGGGTCGAGCGTCAACGTCCCCGACCTCCCCGGCATCGAGGACGTCGACTACGCCACAAGTTCCGACGTACTCGACAGGACCGAGTTTCCCGACTCGGGCGTCGTGATGGGCTTTGGCTACGTCGGCATCGAGATGGTCCCCTACCTCTCCGAAGCCTGCGGGATGGATTTGACTGTGATCGAACACGACGAACGCCCGCTCGACGAGGCCGACCCCGAGTTCGGCGACGAACTCCTCGACCTCTACCGCGAGGAGTTCGACATCGAGGTCCTCACCGAGGCCCACGAGCAGTCGATCGAGGCCACCGACGACGGGGTTCGCCTCCACGTCGACCACGACGGGGCGGAGAAAACTGTGGAGGCCGACGAACTCTACCTCTTCACCGGGCGGCGGCCCACCCTCGACCGGCTCGGGCTCGAAAACACGGCGCTCGGGATCGAACCCGACGAGGCGGGCCGCGTCGACCCCGACCCCGCCTGGGTCGCGGACACGATGCAGGCCACGGAGGATTCACGATTCTTCGCGGTCGGCGACGTCAACCGAAAGGAACCGATCCTCCACGTCGCGAAGGAACAGGGTGCGGTCGCCGCCGAGAACATCCTCGCCGACGCCGCGGGCGAGGCGCTCACCGAGTACGAGAACGTCCACCACCACGTGATGTTCTCCGGCGCGGGCGTCTACCCGTTCGTGCGGGTCGGTCACTCGCTCGAATCCGCCGAGGAAGCGGGGCTCGACGTCGTGACCGCGACCAGGGCGGCCTCCGACGACGGCGTGTTCAAGACCAAAGACGTGCCCGAAGGGTTGGCGCGACTCGTGGTCGACGCGAACGACGGAACAGTACTAGGCTATCAGGGCCTCCACTACCACGCCGACGTGATGGCGAAGACGATGCAGGTGATCATCGAGAACGGGATGGACGTCCGCGACGTTCCGGACCGGGCCTATCATCCCACGACGCCCGAGATCATCGACGGTGTCGTTCGCGAGACGGCCGCCCAGCTCGACTGA
- a CDS encoding sugar kinase codes for MADLLALGASVLELAPPKHERLETTERFAVGVTGPESNATIAASRLGADAAWVSKLPENPLGRRVTGDLRRHGVETAVRWTDSGRQGLAFTERAGEPRGGMTCHDREAAVASMTPEEVPSSTTDDASTVLTSGATATLSETLTRTTRTVFEECGASGVTTVCSLSRPRVVESASAREALSPLLATTDVLLTTETGAAAFVDRATPTGTAHALAAGHGFETVVLVRADRGAVVWHDNRVDDHDAPATDATDDRGAFDALCGGFLARRLAGESPNRALAAGVACGAIARTIEGAVPAIDPATVERCVDSMSGSTVE; via the coding sequence ATGGCCGACCTCCTCGCCCTCGGGGCGTCCGTGCTCGAACTCGCGCCGCCGAAACACGAACGTCTCGAAACCACCGAGCGGTTCGCGGTCGGCGTCACGGGTCCCGAGTCGAACGCGACCATCGCGGCGAGCCGGCTCGGTGCCGACGCCGCCTGGGTCTCGAAACTCCCCGAGAACCCGCTCGGCCGGCGCGTAACGGGCGACCTCCGCCGACACGGTGTCGAGACAGCAGTCCGGTGGACGGATTCGGGTCGGCAGGGACTCGCGTTCACGGAGCGGGCGGGCGAGCCGCGCGGTGGGATGACCTGCCACGACCGAGAAGCGGCGGTGGCCTCGATGACTCCCGAGGAGGTCCCGTCATCGACTACTGACGACGCCTCGACGGTCCTCACCAGTGGCGCGACCGCCACCCTCTCGGAGACGCTGACCAGGACCACCCGCACGGTCTTCGAGGAGTGCGGTGCGAGCGGGGTGACGACCGTCTGTTCGCTCTCGCGACCCCGGGTCGTCGAGTCGGCGTCGGCGCGCGAGGCGCTCTCCCCGTTGCTCGCGACGACCGACGTCCTCCTCACCACCGAGACGGGTGCGGCGGCGTTCGTCGACCGCGCGACGCCGACGGGGACCGCCCACGCGCTCGCCGCCGGCCACGGCTTCGAGACCGTGGTGCTCGTTCGGGCGGACCGCGGTGCCGTGGTCTGGCACGACAACCGGGTCGACGACCACGACGCGCCGGCGACCGACGCCACCGACGACCGCGGCGCGTTCGACGCGCTCTGTGGCGGCTTTCTGGCACGCCGGCTCGCGGGTGAGTCGCCGAACCGCGCGCTCGCGGCGGGCGTGGCCTGCGGAGCGATCGCTCGGACCATCGAGGGAGCCGTACCGGCCATCGACCCCGCGACCGTCGAGCGGTGCGTCGACTCGATGAGTGGCTCCACCGTGGAGTGA
- the mutL gene encoding DNA mismatch repair endonuclease MutL: MSESGESEIRRLDQSTIERIAAGEVVERPASVVKELVENSLDADASRVRVTVERGGKDGIRVTDDGTGMTRENVERAVEKHTTSKIGDISDLEAGVRSLGFRGEALAAIGAVARVTIRTKPRGASRGIELRLAGGEVETVEPAGCPEGTTVEVSDLFYNVPARRKYLKRDATEFSHVNRVATGYALSNPDLALVLEHDDREVFSTTGQGSLEATVLSVYGREVAEAMVEVEGADLPDGPLDGVTGVVSHPETNRTSPEHCSTFINGRYVTARAVRDAVVEAYGDQLAPDRYPFAVVFLSISPESVDVNVHPRKLEVRFADESGATEQVKSAVRTALLDAGLVRSGAPRGRSAPEQTEIEPGDDGATNSAEPSSTSRDTNAEVSRTGPSTTDPEPAEPTEPETSPTTAHDSESEATPAETASADPSMESSAGPAAPSSQRDQGDDGSSTLPEPSNRSEETGRSPVEADRKFSGGETQTTLDGDRVADDADFDSLPPLRVLGQLHDTYVVCESPDGLLLVDQHAADERVNYERLRERFAGDTGIQRLSTPIEIELTPAETELFAEFEDALAGLGFRADLDDGRVDVTAVPAVLAGAADPELLRDALSALVRDGNANDTVEASADALLADLACYPSVTGNTSLTEGSVMELLASLDACENPYACPHGRPVVVEIGETALADRFERDYPGHAGRRIGESEQ; this comes from the coding sequence ATGAGTGAGTCCGGCGAGAGCGAGATCCGGCGGCTCGACCAGTCCACGATCGAGCGCATCGCGGCCGGCGAGGTGGTCGAGCGACCCGCGTCGGTGGTCAAGGAGCTCGTCGAGAACAGCCTCGACGCCGACGCCTCGCGGGTCCGGGTCACGGTCGAGCGCGGCGGCAAGGACGGGATCCGCGTCACCGACGACGGCACCGGGATGACCCGCGAGAACGTCGAGCGCGCCGTCGAGAAACACACCACGAGCAAGATCGGCGACATCTCGGACCTCGAAGCCGGGGTGCGGAGCTTGGGCTTTCGGGGCGAGGCGCTCGCGGCCATCGGCGCGGTCGCGCGGGTCACGATCCGCACCAAACCCCGAGGTGCGAGCCGTGGCATCGAACTCCGGCTGGCCGGCGGCGAGGTCGAAACTGTGGAACCGGCGGGTTGTCCGGAGGGCACCACCGTCGAGGTTTCGGACCTGTTCTACAACGTCCCTGCGCGCCGGAAGTACCTGAAGCGCGACGCGACGGAGTTTTCGCACGTCAATCGGGTGGCGACGGGTTACGCGCTCTCGAATCCCGACCTCGCGCTGGTGCTCGAACACGACGACCGCGAGGTGTTCTCGACCACGGGGCAGGGCAGCCTCGAAGCCACGGTCCTCTCGGTCTACGGCCGCGAGGTCGCCGAGGCGATGGTCGAAGTGGAGGGCGCGGACCTTCCGGACGGCCCGCTCGACGGCGTCACGGGCGTCGTGAGCCATCCGGAGACGAACCGCACGAGCCCCGAACACTGCTCGACCTTCATCAACGGTCGGTACGTGACCGCGCGCGCCGTCAGAGATGCCGTGGTCGAGGCTTACGGCGACCAACTCGCGCCCGACCGCTACCCGTTCGCGGTGGTCTTCCTCTCGATCTCGCCCGAATCGGTCGACGTCAACGTCCACCCCCGGAAGCTCGAGGTCCGCTTCGCCGACGAGTCCGGCGCGACGGAGCAGGTGAAGAGCGCCGTTAGAACCGCTCTCCTCGACGCGGGGCTCGTCCGGTCGGGCGCGCCGCGCGGCCGGTCGGCCCCGGAGCAGACCGAAATCGAACCCGGTGACGACGGTGCCACGAACAGCGCCGAACCGTCGTCGACATCGCGGGATACGAACGCCGAGGTGTCGCGGACGGGGCCATCGACCACGGACCCGGAGCCGGCCGAACCCACCGAACCCGAGACGAGCCCGACCACCGCACACGACTCGGAGTCGGAGGCGACCCCTGCCGAAACGGCGTCGGCCGACCCCTCGATGGAGTCCTCGGCGGGCCCCGCCGCTCCGTCGAGCCAGCGCGACCAGGGAGACGACGGTTCGTCGACGCTGCCGGAGCCGTCGAACCGTTCCGAAGAGACAGGGCGCTCGCCGGTCGAGGCCGACCGGAAGTTCTCGGGCGGGGAGACACAGACCACGCTCGATGGCGACCGCGTGGCCGACGACGCCGACTTCGACAGCCTGCCGCCGCTCCGCGTGCTCGGCCAGCTTCACGACACCTACGTGGTCTGTGAGTCGCCCGACGGCCTCCTGCTGGTCGACCAGCACGCCGCCGACGAGCGGGTCAACTACGAACGCCTCCGCGAGCGCTTCGCCGGCGACACCGGGATCCAGCGGCTCTCGACACCCATCGAGATCGAGCTCACACCCGCGGAGACCGAACTCTTCGCCGAGTTCGAGGACGCGCTCGCGGGCCTCGGCTTCCGTGCCGACCTCGACGATGGCCGGGTCGACGTGACGGCCGTGCCGGCGGTGCTCGCGGGTGCGGCGGACCCCGAGCTCCTGCGCGACGCGCTCTCGGCGCTCGTCCGGGACGGGAACGCGAACGACACGGTCGAGGCCTCGGCCGACGCGCTGCTCGCGGACCTCGCCTGCTACCCCTCCGTCACGGGCAACACCTCGCTCACCGAGGGCTCCGTGATGGAGCTCCTCGCCAGCCTCGACGCCTGCGAGAACCCCTACGCCTGTCCTCACGGCCGCCCCGTGGTGGTCGAGATCGGCGAGACGGCGCTCGCGGACCGCTTCGAACGCGACTACCCCGGTCACGCCGGCCGTCGGATCGGGGAGTCGGAGCAGTAG
- the mutS gene encoding DNA mismatch repair protein MutS, protein MPEGIVGEFLSLKAETDADLLAMQCGDFYEFFADDAEFVGRELDLTVSQKGAHGSSYPMAGVPLTELTPYLKVLVERGFRVAVADQYETDGGHARRIERVVTPGTLLETTDAEARYLAAVVREGEGYGLAFADVTTGKFHATEVGGDVEDVLTECYRFAPAEILPGPEVRGDDALLERLRGTEASLSLHATEAFEPGRARTVVDDQFGAAALSSVGLADSTGAIRAAGAVLSYVEDTGIGVLASMTRLQPYATEGVTLDATTQRNLELTETMGEGGRALFDVVDHTTTSGGGRLLREWLCRPTQDVAELERRADGVDALAREALARERLRETLADGYDAERLASKAVSGSADARDLVRVRETLAVAAAAAAVVEDSALADSPLADVLTRFDREAGAALREELDEAIADDPPATVREGSLFQRGYDDELDELITGHEEALDWIDGLADREKGKYGITHLSTGRNKTDGYYIQVGHSETDAVPDEYQEIKSLKNAKRYTTDELEEREREVLRFEEKRSDLEYELFCALRERVGEQAELLQDVGRALAECDCLASLAVHAVENDWTRPELVGSGIDIEAGRHPVVEHDVEFVPNDLSLTDDRGFLVVTGPNMSGKSTYMRQSALITLLAQIGSFVPARSARISPVDGIYTRVGALDELAQGRSTFMVEMSELANILHSATEDSLVILDEVGRGTATYDGISIAWAATEYLHNEVRAKTLFATHYHELTGLAEHLDRVANVHVAADEHGDEVTFLRTVEEGPTDRSYGVHVADMAGVPGPVVERSRDVLAKLRAEKAIEARGSTSEPVQTVFDLGSGSFRGSASADGGQASADDQTSNPERDPAEESVLDALRDTDIGETSPVELMGKVEGWQRELDDE, encoded by the coding sequence ATGCCGGAGGGAATCGTCGGGGAGTTTCTTTCGCTCAAGGCCGAAACCGATGCCGATCTACTGGCGATGCAGTGCGGCGATTTCTACGAGTTCTTCGCCGACGACGCCGAGTTCGTCGGTCGGGAGCTCGACCTCACCGTCTCGCAGAAGGGGGCCCACGGCTCGTCGTATCCGATGGCGGGCGTACCGCTGACCGAACTCACGCCATATCTCAAGGTGCTCGTCGAGCGTGGCTTTCGCGTGGCGGTCGCCGACCAGTACGAGACCGACGGCGGCCACGCCCGCCGGATCGAACGCGTCGTGACCCCGGGCACCCTGCTCGAAACCACCGACGCCGAGGCGCGCTACCTCGCGGCGGTCGTCCGGGAGGGCGAAGGCTACGGCCTCGCGTTCGCGGACGTCACCACGGGAAAGTTCCACGCCACCGAGGTCGGCGGCGACGTCGAGGACGTCCTCACCGAGTGCTACCGCTTCGCGCCCGCCGAGATACTGCCCGGACCAGAGGTGCGCGGCGATGACGCGCTTCTCGAACGGCTCCGTGGGACGGAGGCGTCGCTCTCGCTCCACGCCACCGAGGCGTTCGAGCCGGGTCGGGCGCGCACGGTGGTCGACGACCAGTTCGGCGCGGCGGCGCTTTCGAGCGTCGGCCTCGCCGATTCGACGGGCGCGATCCGGGCGGCGGGCGCGGTGCTCTCGTACGTCGAGGACACCGGTATCGGGGTCCTCGCCTCGATGACGCGCCTCCAGCCCTACGCGACCGAGGGCGTGACGCTCGACGCCACCACCCAGCGCAACCTCGAACTCACCGAGACGATGGGCGAGGGCGGGCGGGCGCTGTTCGACGTCGTCGACCACACGACCACGAGCGGCGGCGGTCGCCTCCTCCGGGAGTGGCTCTGCCGACCGACGCAGGACGTTGCGGAACTCGAACGGCGGGCCGACGGGGTCGACGCGCTCGCCCGCGAGGCGCTCGCCCGCGAACGCCTCCGCGAAACGCTCGCCGACGGCTACGATGCCGAACGGCTGGCGAGCAAGGCGGTCTCGGGGAGCGCCGACGCCCGGGACCTCGTCCGGGTGCGCGAGACGCTCGCGGTGGCCGCCGCGGCCGCGGCCGTCGTCGAGGACTCGGCGCTCGCCGACTCCCCCCTCGCGGACGTCCTCACTCGGTTCGACCGGGAGGCCGGCGCGGCGCTTCGCGAGGAACTCGACGAGGCCATCGCCGACGATCCGCCCGCCACGGTTCGCGAGGGGAGCCTCTTTCAGCGGGGCTACGACGACGAGTTGGACGAACTGATCACGGGCCACGAGGAAGCACTCGACTGGATCGACGGGCTCGCCGACCGTGAGAAGGGGAAGTATGGAATCACCCACCTCTCGACCGGCCGGAACAAGACGGACGGCTACTACATCCAGGTCGGGCACTCGGAGACCGACGCGGTACCCGACGAGTACCAGGAGATAAAGTCGCTGAAGAACGCGAAGCGCTACACGACCGACGAACTGGAGGAGCGCGAACGCGAGGTGCTCAGGTTCGAGGAGAAACGAAGCGACCTCGAATACGAACTGTTCTGTGCTCTTCGCGAGCGGGTCGGTGAGCAAGCCGAACTCCTGCAGGACGTGGGTCGGGCGCTCGCCGAGTGCGACTGCCTCGCGAGCCTCGCGGTCCACGCCGTCGAGAACGACTGGACGCGACCCGAGCTGGTTGGCTCAGGGATCGACATCGAGGCGGGTCGTCATCCGGTGGTCGAACACGACGTCGAGTTCGTCCCGAACGATCTTTCACTTACTGACGACCGCGGGTTCCTCGTGGTGACGGGCCCGAACATGTCGGGGAAGTCGACCTACATGCGACAGAGCGCGCTGATCACGTTGCTCGCCCAGATCGGGAGTTTCGTGCCCGCTCGAAGCGCCCGGATTTCACCGGTGGACGGCATCTACACCCGCGTGGGCGCGCTCGACGAACTCGCGCAGGGCCGCTCGACGTTCATGGTCGAGATGAGCGAGCTCGCGAACATCCTCCACTCCGCCACCGAGGACTCGCTCGTCATTCTGGACGAGGTTGGTCGTGGGACGGCGACCTACGACGGCATCTCGATCGCCTGGGCCGCGACGGAGTACCTCCACAACGAGGTCCGGGCGAAGACGCTGTTCGCGACTCACTACCACGAACTGACAGGACTAGCCGAACACCTCGACCGTGTCGCGAACGTCCACGTCGCGGCGGACGAGCATGGCGATGAGGTGACGTTCCTGCGGACCGTCGAGGAGGGCCCGACCGACCGCTCCTACGGGGTCCACGTCGCCGACATGGCCGGCGTGCCGGGACCGGTGGTCGAGCGTTCGCGCGACGTGCTCGCGAAACTCCGGGCGGAGAAGGCGATCGAGGCGCGTGGATCGACCAGTGAACCCGTCCAGACCGTCTTCGACCTCGGCTCGGGCTCGTTCCGTGGCTCCGCGAGCGCCGACGGCGGGCAAGCGTCCGCGGACGACCAGACGAGCAACCCCGAACGCGACCCGGCCGAGGAATCGGTGCTCGACGCGCTTCGCGACACCGACATCGGCGAGACATCCCCCGTAGAACTGATGGGTAAAGTCGAGGGCTGGCAACGGGAGCTGGACGATGAGTGA
- a CDS encoding DedA family protein, with protein MVAGIGEAAVGLVTDYGLIVLFVFMFCETSLTFPFVPSELVLPVGAAALVTGPASFLAFVLVVTAGATAGSLFAYYVFDRAYQPVIDRYGAYVHVSADEVERARRWFRRWGESSVCWGRLLPVVRSIISVPAGIAGMHPGKFAVYSAAGSGLFATGVAAVVVAGLDAMPSQLVFGWLGSAFGRGLAYGLTNPVPGVAAAGIALFAVLATRNAYSRWLSTR; from the coding sequence ATGGTCGCCGGCATCGGGGAGGCAGCGGTCGGGCTCGTGACCGATTATGGACTAATAGTGCTGTTCGTGTTCATGTTCTGTGAGACCTCCCTCACCTTCCCGTTCGTCCCGAGCGAGCTCGTCCTCCCGGTGGGGGCCGCGGCGCTGGTCACGGGCCCCGCGAGCTTTCTCGCGTTCGTGCTGGTCGTGACCGCCGGCGCGACCGCCGGGAGCCTGTTCGCCTACTACGTCTTCGATAGGGCCTACCAGCCGGTGATCGACCGCTACGGGGCGTACGTCCACGTCTCGGCCGACGAGGTCGAACGCGCCCGCCGGTGGTTCCGGCGCTGGGGCGAGTCCTCGGTCTGTTGGGGGCGGCTGCTGCCGGTCGTCCGGTCTATCATCTCGGTTCCGGCGGGGATCGCGGGGATGCACCCGGGGAAGTTCGCGGTCTACTCGGCCGCCGGCAGCGGGCTGTTCGCGACGGGCGTCGCGGCGGTCGTCGTCGCCGGGCTCGACGCGATGCCCTCACAGCTGGTGTTCGGCTGGCTCGGGAGCGCGTTCGGTCGGGGGCTGGCGTACGGCCTCACGAACCCGGTTCCCGGCGTGGCGGCGGCCGGGATCGCACTGTTCGCCGTGCTGGCGACCAGAAACGCCTACAGCCGGTGGCTCTCGACCCGGTAA
- the thiD gene encoding bifunctional hydroxymethylpyrimidine kinase/phosphomethylpyrimidine kinase, translating to MTRRPAPVSPPVCLTIATSDSGGGAGIQADLKTMEACGAFGTSVVCATTAQNTRGVNSIHVLPTEEIDAQYEAIATDFDLGGVKTGMLATGEVVERVTEYARDLDAPLVVDPVMVAASGDRLLESDAEAAYEALIAEATLVTPNADECAVLTGTEPTDEASAREVGEELVELGADAALVKGGHVPTDDEMVRDILVTADGHETFEQPRVESEATHGSGCTLSSAVTAHLARGDSLDGAVEAGLSLMARAIRYPLDVGEGPGAVHHLVDLRERAAREPTAEAVANCVEHLVERDVSPIVPEVGMNVVGATPYAEAPTETAAVEGRITRTLSGIRPNRGVRFGASSHVARFLLAAREFSSEYRFAANCRFDDRIEAALADLDWAVGEYDRSEEPETVKTREGNTMGWGTRRAFETSEGVPIAIVDRGEVGKEAMTKLLAEDGETLAERLTALCDALESAE from the coding sequence ATGACCCGCCGACCGGCACCGGTCTCGCCGCCGGTCTGTCTCACGATCGCGACCAGCGACTCCGGTGGCGGCGCGGGGATCCAGGCCGACCTCAAGACGATGGAGGCCTGCGGCGCGTTCGGAACCAGCGTGGTCTGTGCGACCACCGCCCAGAACACCCGCGGTGTGAACTCGATCCACGTCCTCCCGACCGAGGAGATCGACGCCCAGTACGAGGCTATCGCCACCGACTTCGACCTCGGAGGGGTCAAGACCGGGATGCTGGCGACCGGCGAGGTCGTCGAGCGGGTCACCGAGTACGCCCGCGACCTCGACGCGCCGCTCGTCGTGGACCCGGTGATGGTCGCGGCCTCGGGCGACCGCCTGCTCGAATCCGATGCCGAGGCGGCCTACGAGGCCCTGATCGCCGAGGCTACCCTCGTCACGCCGAACGCCGACGAGTGCGCGGTCCTCACCGGGACCGAGCCGACCGACGAGGCGAGCGCGCGCGAGGTCGGCGAGGAACTGGTCGAGTTGGGTGCCGACGCGGCACTCGTCAAGGGCGGGCACGTCCCGACGGACGACGAAATGGTGCGTGACATCCTCGTCACCGCCGACGGACACGAGACGTTCGAGCAGCCGCGGGTCGAGAGCGAGGCGACCCACGGCTCGGGCTGTACCCTCTCCAGTGCGGTCACGGCCCACCTCGCCCGCGGCGACTCGCTCGACGGGGCCGTCGAGGCCGGGCTCTCGCTGATGGCGCGCGCCATCCGTTACCCGCTCGACGTCGGCGAGGGGCCCGGCGCGGTCCACCACCTCGTCGACCTCCGGGAGCGTGCGGCGCGGGAGCCGACCGCCGAGGCCGTCGCGAACTGCGTCGAGCACCTCGTCGAGCGTGACGTCTCGCCCATCGTACCGGAGGTCGGGATGAACGTCGTCGGCGCGACGCCGTACGCCGAGGCCCCCACCGAGACCGCCGCGGTCGAGGGGCGGATCACCCGGACCCTGTCGGGCATACGGCCGAATCGTGGGGTCCGCTTCGGCGCGTCGAGCCACGTCGCCCGGTTCCTGCTCGCCGCCCGCGAGTTCAGTAGTGAGTACCGGTTCGCCGCGAACTGCCGGTTCGACGACCGGATCGAGGCCGCGCTCGCCGACCTCGACTGGGCGGTCGGTGAGTACGACCGAAGCGAGGAGCCCGAGACCGTGAAGACGCGCGAGGGGAACACGATGGGCTGGGGGACGCGCCGAGCGTTCGAGACGAGCGAGGGGGTTCCGATAGCTATCGTCGACCGCGGCGAGGTCGGCAAGGAGGCGATGACGAAACTCCTCGCCGAGGACGGCGAGACGCTGGCCGAGCGGCTGACCGCGCTGTGCGACGCGCTCGAATCGGCCGAGTAA
- a CDS encoding AIR synthase, translated as MSTLGTVDRRLLDGHVHPNRGATTQAGEVHPEHDPFRATVDALAERVTRGE; from the coding sequence ATGAGCACTCTCGGGACGGTCGACCGACGGCTCCTTGACGGCCACGTCCATCCGAACCGCGGGGCCACCACGCAGGCTGGCGAGGTTCACCCCGAGCACGACCCGTTCCGGGCCACCGTCGACGCGCTCGCGGAACGTGTGACGAGGGGCGAATGA